CACCCTAGTGATTTGTTTATACATTGGCGACGATGGCGACGTTCGCATTACTGTTGATTTGCCCCTGGCACCAAGTACTCAAAATCACAAATCAAGCAGTGCATGAACAGAAAGCTGGCTAAATGTCGATATTTCAGCGATGGATGAAACAATTCAAAGTTTGGTTAACATTACAGAACATCACGTCCTCATTTGTAAATATACATTATTAAACATTGAGCAGAAATGTAaattattagctagctacttaCGTACTGTCCTGTTCCACTTTTAAATCCTCGACAACGTGATTGCGTAGTATATGTTGCCCTAATMGGTTCTGGGTATTGTTGTTAATAGATTCAATTCTTACAACAAGGAAGTAAGAGAGTCACGTGATAGAGAACACTATTTCCCACAATCCAACACATTTAAACATTCAGTGATGGCGCTGCCCACGGTCAATGTGGYAGATGTGAGAAAAGCTTTGAGTAATCATCTGTCAAAGTTGGGGTTTGAAGTTTATCCACTGAAGGTAACGTTAAGGCCGTTGTTCCATTCGAGCGATTTGTTAAAAGAATTTGCGTKAAACTGTAAACGTGGCCCTTTTTGCAATATTGTCAGAGAACGTGTCGTCAATTGTTAAACTAGTCAAGTTGACAAGCTCCAATTCAAAGTTCGTACACGCTTTCTCAGCCATGCCTTGTTCATATGAAAATGATAAAAGCTGACCATACTGGACTGTAGTCTGCCAACAGGTTTGGGACTTATGGCACAGGTGATAGTATATCTATCCAATAACGACAGGGTTGTTGAAACGTGTCCCTTCCTGGCTGTTCCCCCTTAATCGCTACAAAAGTMACCCACCTTTTTATTCTTTGTTGTGCATGTGTTCCCAGATTGGCTGGTACAATGTagtcctgtccccctctctccgtctgtccTACCCTGATGACACCCTGGGAGCGGTGGTGCTCAGCACTCCAGCCATGTTTGAACAGGCCTTCCTGCCCTTCATAGAGAGCAGGGACTGGAAGGGGGTGTCTGCAGACCCCATAGACCAGTGTGTCAAACACTGCATCAACAACACAGTCTCtgaggtgggtgggtgtgggtgggggcAACCAGTGCATCATTCACTGCGTTAACACCTAGGGTGTTGATGGAGTGATGTTGAAAAACGTTTTGAAACAGTTTACTCCAAaaggaaaatgttttgcaacaaaaattGTTTGTATTGGAaaaaattcaggtaggtccctcccKGTTTKGTTCCGTTTACTCTGTTTGCTTCCGTGTGGTTGTTATTAAACAGATTTCGTTACAAGACTTAATTAATACACACACCCCTGTGCCACACTTCACATCActcgcccccctccccccatctctctctccccccatctctctctcccccttctgtaGTGTTTTCCAGGTGTGAAGGTAGATGTGAGTTATGACTATGAGATGCTGCCCAGCAGGAAGCCCAAGTTCCTGGCCCAGAGTGCTGCCCATGTGGCGGGAGCTGTGTACTACTACCAACGCTCCGACATACCTGACCACCCCTGGGGGGAGAAGGTGAGTGACGGGTCCAAAGGGGTTATTCAGTAATTAATTT
This window of the Salvelinus sp. IW2-2015 linkage group LG16, ASM291031v2, whole genome shotgun sequence genome carries:
- the mmachc gene encoding cyanocobalamin reductase / alkylcobalamin dealkylase, whose protein sequence is MALPTVNVXDVRKALSNHLSKLGFEVYPLKIGWYNVVLSPSLRLSYPDDTLGAVVLSTPAMFEQAFLPFIESRDWKGVSADPIDQCVKHCINNTVSECFPGVKVDVSYDYEMLPSRKPKFLAQSAAHVAGAVYYYQRSDIPDHPWGEKKMFGVCIHPRLGGWFAIRAMLVFVGSEVGSELQQTAPPDCVPARESRIQLLEDFNLRWQDWSYRDIVPPVQTYSQKQRKYFSTPPAQRLDLLTDWGYLTGGEEDNTQEN